A single region of the Gracilibacillus caseinilyticus genome encodes:
- a CDS encoding ferredoxin, whose amino-acid sequence MPYFTWINKETCIACGVCGASAPELFDYDDEGIAFGLRDDNKGDEEVPSDLIDDLLDAHESCPTESVKVNRKKQK is encoded by the coding sequence ATGCCATATTTTACGTGGATAAATAAAGAAACTTGTATTGCTTGTGGAGTCTGCGGAGCATCGGCTCCTGAATTGTTTGATTATGATGATGAAGGTATCGCCTTTGGTCTCAGGGATGATAACAAAGGCGATGAAGAAGTTCCCTCTGACCTCATCGATGATTTATTGGACGCCCATGAGAGCTGCCCAACCGAATCAGTCAAAGTAAACAGGAAAAAGCAAAAATAA